The Natronoarchaeum philippinense genome includes the window CGTGGCCGACGCCGAAGCTCGTGTCGTTGGCCATCGGCACAGTAGTACCCTCCTCGCCGAAGACCTCCTGTAGGTCGCCGCTCCCCTCGCCGAGCTTGACGTCGATGACCACGTCGGTGCCCACGTCGAGCTGGGGAATGTTTGCTTCGAGGTACTCGCGGGCGGCTTCCAGCGCGATCGTCTCGGCGGGGATCCGGGTGCCCTCGTAGCGCTTGGTCGCGCGGCCGACGATCAGCAGATAGATCGGCTCTTGGACCTCGCCGCCGCCGAAGGCGGGCGCGGCGTTGCCGGCGACGAGCTGGGTCTCGTCGGTGTTGAAGTGAAGCACCTTGCCGACGCGGTCGATGTACTCGCGGGCCAGCGCGCCACAGACTGCCTCAGCGATACCGTCGCAGATAGAGTCGGGGTGGCCGATCCCCTTTCGCTCGACGATTTCGACTTCCTGGTCCTCGACGGCGCGTCGGTCGATCGGCTCGACCCTGATGTTCCGCTCTGTCATTACGTCTGGATTATCTACGCCCCATTCTATAACTTGCGGAAACCAGCACCGACGAAGTCATGCTCTGCGGTTATTTCAGAGGCGCCGAGATGCCGTCTCCGGACGCCATTCACGCCGCGTCGTCGGCCAACAACAGCCCGAGATACGACGTTCGGATCTGCTCGTCGGCGTCCAGTCCGAGGTCGTCGAGCAGGTCGCGGGCGCCGTCGCGGGCTTCGGCGATATCGCCGCTCTCGCGCTCGGTCTCGACCTCGACGAACTCGCCCAGCCCGTCGACGGCGTCGAGCGTGACGTGATACCCGTCGAGTTCGTACACCGTCCGGTCTTTCTCGACGGTCGCGGCCGGCTCGAACCCCAGACGCTCGAAGATTTCGGTCGCCGTGTCGCCCGCGTCGACGCCGGTCTCGAACTCCTCGCGCGATTTCGATTCGGCGTCCAGCAGCGGTCCCTTGTAGGTGATCCGGGCCTCGGCGTCGGCGCCGTCGGCGTCCAGATCGCGGACGCGACGGACGCGAAGGGCCTCGTCGGTCTCGGCGAACTCCCGGTGGGGCGCGTCGAAGTAGGTGTCGACCTGCCTGACGCGTGTCTGCTTGCCGGCGTCCAGCGCTGCCAGCCGACTGCGGACGGCGTCGTGGTCGGCCCGGACTTTGATCTCGACTTCGTACATGCTCGAAGCCGAGCGGCGTCGGACCAAAAGTCCCCCGCCCGGGTCCAAAACGTGATTGTTTTAAGCCGAACGGGCGAGGTAGGAGGTATGAGCGACAACGAGGAGGCCGAAGCGGCCGAGACCGAGGAGGCCGAGGAAGAAGCACAGAGCGGACTCCAGAACGGCGACTTCGTCCGTCTGGCGTACACCGCCCGCACCGTCGAGAGCGACCAGCTCGTCGACACGACCGACCCCGAGGTCGCCGAGGAAGAGGGCGTCGACGACCAGCAACAGACGTTCGAGCCCCGCGTGATCGTGCTGGGCGAGGGCCACATCTTCGGCGCCGTCGAGGACGACCTCGTCGGACGGGAAGCCGGCGACGAGGGATCGGTCACCGTCCCCGGCGAGGAAGCCTTCGGCGAGCGCGACCCCGACGAGGTCCGCACCATCAGCGCCGACAAGATCCCGGAGGACGACCGTTACCCCGGCGCTCACGTCGATGTCGACGGCGAGCACGGCCACGTCGAAGCGATCATCGGCGGCCGCGCACGCGTCGACTTCAACCACCCGCTGGCAGGGCAGGACATCGACTACGACTACGAGATCCTCGACGAGGTCGACGACCGCGTCGAGCAGGCCAAGGGCCTGATCGGCATGTACGTCGACGCCGACCTCGAGATGTGGATCGAGACCGAAGAAGAGGAAGAAGAAGTCGTCGTCGAGTCCGACGATGACGACGAGGACGCCGAGCCCGAGACGGAAACCGAGACCGTCGAGAAGGAGACGCTGTACGTCGAGTCGACGCCCCAGCTTGCGATGAACCAGCAGTGGATGTTCTCCAAGCAGCAGATCGCACAGGACGTCACCGAGAAGCTCGACCTCGACCGGATCATCGTCCAAGAGACGCTGGGCGAGGGCGCCGGTATGATGGGCGGCATGGGCGGCATGATGGGCGGCGGCATGGGCGGCGGCGACATCGAGGACGCCCTCGAGGACGCCGACGTCGACGCCGACGAGATCGTCGACGAGCTCGAAGACGTCGACGAGTAAGTCGGACCCGAATCAGGGCGGACGCCGACGGTCGGCGTCACTCCGAGACGACACCACAACACCCCACTTTTTGACTGCAATCGACGGCAACAGCGGCTGCGCTGTCGGTCGTCGTTGCGCGAGTAACAGACCAATACCGCCGATCAGGCGATGTCGCGGCTGGTGTCGATATCGACCTGGTCCTGCATCTCTAACTTGATCGTCTCGGTGAGCGCCTGTCCGCCCCGGAACTTCGGCACCGAGAGGCGATTTTCGACATCGGTCCCGCGAACCGTCGTGGTCAGGTCGAAGACGATGTCGGCCATGTGCTGGGTGGTATCTCGGTTGTCCGGCGGTGAGTCGCCGTCGAGACAGTGCAGAATGGCCAGCGAGCCGGTGTTGACCATGTGGTTCTGCAGGTCGTTCAGAAAGTTGCGATAGCGGCTGCGCTCGCGCCGTTCGAGCACGTCGACGGGGTCGATAATCAGGTTCGCCCCCTCCGGAAGCGCTCGGATGAGTCGGTTGGCCTGATCGAGCGGTTCGCTGCCGCTGATGTCCCGAACCGTCGGGCTTCCGGTCGGTGCCGAGGTGGCCTCGATGGCGTCCCGAACGGCCTGATCGGAGCGCTGGGTCGTCAGGTACAGCGATCCGCGGGCGGCGGTGAGTTGGTACAACAGGAGTTCGGACTGGCTCGCCGGCGACGCGGTAAACGCGATGATGCTCCCCGGCGGGATCCCTCCGTCCAGTTTCCGGTCGAGGACATCGATCCCGGTGTCCAGTCGCCCCTCCATGCGTTCGACCGATGTACGCCTGAATGCCACATAATTGTTTGCCCTGTCGGCGATTCGTTCCGCCCCCATCACGATTCATACAACCCGCACCGAGGCCATCAGTACCCGTCGTGGGAGTGGAGCCGGCGTTGAACACCGATGTTCGTCCCGTTTGGAGGAGAAACGGGTATCTCGTCAGCCAAGTCCGCGAACGCTTGTCGGACGGCGGCGTCGTCGAGCGGCGAGGACGACTCGGGCACCGGAACCAGTTGCTCGGTGCCGAGCAGTCGCCTCGCCCCCGGCGGAATCGAACCGGCCGCGGTGAGGGCAGCGCCGAGAATCGGCGTCCCGAGTGCATCTGCCATCGCGGCGGTCTTAGCGGCGTCGCGCAGGCTATCGGGCGTCGCCGTCGACACGAGCACGACGCCGTCGGCCAGTCCTAGGGGCCGTGCGGCGTCGCGGCCGGCGCCAGCCGGG containing:
- the cyaB gene encoding class IV adenylate cyclase; its protein translation is MYEVEIKVRADHDAVRSRLAALDAGKQTRVRQVDTYFDAPHREFAETDEALRVRRVRDLDADGADAEARITYKGPLLDAESKSREEFETGVDAGDTATEIFERLGFEPAATVEKDRTVYELDGYHVTLDAVDGLGEFVEVETERESGDIAEARDGARDLLDDLGLDADEQIRTSYLGLLLADDAA
- a CDS encoding FKBP-type peptidyl-prolyl cis-trans isomerase: MSDNEEAEAAETEEAEEEAQSGLQNGDFVRLAYTARTVESDQLVDTTDPEVAEEEGVDDQQQTFEPRVIVLGEGHIFGAVEDDLVGREAGDEGSVTVPGEEAFGERDPDEVRTISADKIPEDDRYPGAHVDVDGEHGHVEAIIGGRARVDFNHPLAGQDIDYDYEILDEVDDRVEQAKGLIGMYVDADLEMWIETEEEEEEVVVESDDDDEDAEPETETETVEKETLYVESTPQLAMNQQWMFSKQQIAQDVTEKLDLDRIIVQETLGEGAGMMGGMGGMMGGGMGGGDIEDALEDADVDADEIVDELEDVDE
- a CDS encoding RAD55 family ATPase; the encoded protein is MEGRLDTGIDVLDRKLDGGIPPGSIIAFTASPASQSELLLYQLTAARGSLYLTTQRSDQAVRDAIEATSAPTGSPTVRDISGSEPLDQANRLIRALPEGANLIIDPVDVLERRERSRYRNFLNDLQNHMVNTGSLAILHCLDGDSPPDNRDTTQHMADIVFDLTTTVRGTDVENRLSVPKFRGGQALTETIKLEMQDQVDIDTSRDIA
- a CDS encoding MinD/ParA family ATP-binding protein, with the translated sequence MIAIAGGKGGCGKTTTTVALARALADRGGATPLVADADWDMPNLHALAGAGPSPSIAAVRDGDRPDAIAQFVGEPAIGVLPAPTGEESPRVDATFAALRERTARSPVLVDCPAGAGRDAARPLGLADGVVLVSTATPDSLRDAAKTAAMADALGTPILGAALTAAGSIPPGARRLLGTEQLVPVPESSSPLDDAAVRQAFADLADEIPVSPPNGTNIGVQRRLHSHDGY